A single genomic interval of Devosia oryziradicis harbors:
- a CDS encoding ABC transporter permease, with amino-acid sequence MTTIDASHPVLAAPERRRPIGLLLVAIPVLLVIWLIIWPIISAVIQTVWIKTPDGGGAVSLETYRFFFSDSYSLSNLSITLWTTGVCAVLLLVVCLPIALYLRFSDSRVAAYVQGLAIFPMFVPSIILSFAFIRVLGPNGTVDLVLNAVGLPKIRSPYLTPWGPVIGLVWDNIPLTVLILLSGLGNVSNQAIEAARDVGAGRFALLWHIILPRISNSILVAISFAVLGIFSAFTLPYVLGPAAPEMMGPFMQRTFRELFEPQTAITQAVITFGFCILFGLFYVRSVARNQAP; translated from the coding sequence GTGACAACAATCGACGCGAGCCACCCAGTGCTCGCCGCACCCGAGCGCAGGAGGCCCATCGGCCTCCTGCTGGTCGCCATTCCCGTGTTGCTGGTGATCTGGCTTATCATCTGGCCGATCATTTCGGCGGTGATCCAGACCGTCTGGATCAAGACGCCGGACGGTGGCGGCGCGGTCTCGCTGGAGACCTACCGCTTCTTCTTCTCGGACAGCTACAGCCTGTCCAACCTCTCCATCACGCTGTGGACCACGGGCGTGTGCGCCGTCCTGCTGTTGGTGGTTTGCCTGCCCATTGCCCTTTACCTGCGCTTTTCGGATAGCAGGGTGGCCGCCTATGTGCAGGGCCTCGCCATCTTCCCGATGTTCGTCCCCTCGATCATCCTGAGTTTCGCCTTCATCCGCGTGCTGGGGCCGAACGGCACGGTCGACCTGGTGCTCAATGCGGTCGGCCTGCCCAAGATCCGGTCGCCCTACCTGACGCCCTGGGGGCCGGTGATTGGCCTGGTCTGGGACAATATCCCGCTGACCGTGCTGATCCTGCTGTCGGGGCTTGGCAATGTGTCCAACCAGGCGATCGAAGCGGCGCGCGATGTCGGCGCGGGGCGGTTTGCCCTGCTCTGGCACATCATCCTGCCGCGCATCTCGAACTCGATCCTGGTGGCGATTTCGTTCGCTGTGCTGGGCATCTTCTCGGCCTTTACGCTGCCCTATGTGCTGGGCCCGGCGGCGCCGGAAATGATGGGCCCGTTCATGCAGCGCACCTTCCGCGAGTTGTTCGAGCCACAGACGGCCATCACCCAGGCGGTGATCACCTTTGGCTTCTGCATCCTGTTCGGGCTCTTCTATGTGCGCTCGGTCGCCAGGAACCAGGCGCCATGA
- a CDS encoding ABC transporter permease has protein sequence MTSAAIRRPIDWTGIIFAVVLTLVIVLPLVVVGTWAFTNVWRFPSVIPQEFGLRFWNQTLARADVWSSITMSLTLAMTVTLLSALICLPAAYAFARLDFPGRNILFFSFLAGHAFPKFGLLVAIAGIFLQLNLIGTFWGVVLIQLVGTLLFMIWIPVAAFQSVDRRMEEAARDVGASPMRVFWSITLPQAGPTIAAAVLLSFVGTFYETEGAWLIGAPQVRTLPVLMISFINNQPVIQYGAVLSVLLWVPSFIALLFARRVVNSGSFARGFGG, from the coding sequence ATGACCTCAGCTGCCATCCGCCGCCCGATCGACTGGACGGGCATCATCTTTGCCGTTGTACTGACCCTGGTCATCGTGCTGCCGCTGGTCGTGGTGGGCACCTGGGCCTTTACCAATGTCTGGCGCTTCCCCTCGGTCATACCGCAGGAATTCGGGCTCAGGTTCTGGAACCAAACGCTTGCCCGTGCCGACGTCTGGAGCTCGATCACGATGAGCCTGACGCTGGCGATGACGGTGACGTTGCTCTCGGCCCTGATCTGCCTGCCCGCCGCCTATGCCTTTGCCCGGCTGGATTTTCCAGGTCGCAACATCCTGTTCTTCTCGTTCCTGGCCGGCCACGCCTTCCCCAAATTCGGCCTGCTTGTGGCCATTGCCGGCATTTTCCTCCAGCTCAATCTCATCGGCACCTTCTGGGGCGTGGTGCTGATCCAGCTGGTTGGCACGCTGCTGTTCATGATCTGGATTCCGGTTGCGGCGTTCCAGTCGGTGGACCGGCGCATGGAAGAAGCGGCGCGCGACGTCGGCGCCAGCCCGATGCGGGTATTCTGGTCGATCACCCTGCCCCAAGCCGGGCCGACCATCGCCGCAGCGGTGCTGCTGAGCTTTGTGGGCACGTTCTACGAGACGGAAGGCGCCTGGCTGATCGGCGCGCCGCAGGTGCGCACGCTGCCGGTGCTGATGATCTCGTTCATCAACAACCAGCCGGTCATCCAATATGGCGCGGTGCTGTCGGTGCTGCTCTGGGTGCCCAGCTTCATCGCGCTGCTGTTTGCGCGGCGCGTCGTCAATTCCGGTTCGTTTGCCCGCGGTTTCGGGGGCTAG
- a CDS encoding ABC transporter ATP-binding protein, with translation MSVLKIKDVSKIFAGGVRAVENFSLDVADGELVCLLGPSGSGKSTLLRMVGGFERPTSGEMTIDGEDITHVPPEKRPTGMVFQSHALWTHMNVFKNLAFGLKLRKVAPDEIKRRVEAVLDLVGLNGYGARHVAKLSGGQQQRVALARSLVLEPKILLLDEPFASLDQHLRERLREEVRDIQQRLKITTLFVTHGQDEALSMADRIVVMRDGKTEQIDRPDVVYREPRTPFVAGFIGTMNLIEGNVANGMFSKGGYSTPLPVSDGPAILAVRPEALDLTVAGEGSQGKVHRVTDYGTHGLVDLELNDSTRVKAMVSHPDMFRAGQGVTLSPRAIAAYRDGVVIHRA, from the coding sequence ATGTCCGTTCTCAAGATCAAAGACGTTTCCAAGATTTTCGCCGGCGGCGTGCGGGCCGTGGAGAATTTCTCGCTCGATGTTGCCGATGGCGAGCTGGTGTGCCTGCTTGGTCCCTCGGGTTCGGGCAAGTCGACGCTGCTGCGCATGGTTGGCGGCTTCGAGCGGCCGACTTCGGGCGAGATGACGATCGACGGCGAGGACATCACGCATGTGCCGCCGGAAAAGCGCCCGACAGGGATGGTGTTCCAGAGCCACGCGCTGTGGACGCATATGAATGTGTTCAAGAACCTGGCCTTCGGTCTCAAGCTGCGCAAGGTGGCGCCGGACGAGATCAAGCGGCGCGTCGAGGCCGTGCTCGACCTGGTGGGCCTCAATGGCTACGGCGCGCGGCATGTCGCCAAGCTTTCGGGCGGGCAGCAGCAGCGTGTGGCGCTGGCGCGATCGCTGGTGCTCGAGCCCAAAATCCTGCTGCTCGACGAACCGTTTGCGAGTCTGGACCAGCACTTGCGCGAAAGACTTCGCGAAGAGGTGCGCGACATCCAGCAGCGTCTCAAGATCACGACTCTGTTCGTAACGCATGGCCAGGACGAGGCGCTGTCGATGGCCGACCGGATCGTGGTGATGCGGGACGGCAAGACCGAGCAGATCGACCGGCCGGACGTGGTCTATCGCGAGCCGCGCACGCCGTTCGTGGCCGGCTTTATCGGCACGATGAACCTGATCGAAGGCAATGTCGCCAATGGCATGTTCAGCAAGGGGGGTTATTCGACGCCCCTGCCGGTGAGCGACGGTCCGGCCATCCTCGCCGTTCGGCCGGAAGCGCTGGACCTCACTGTTGCCGGCGAGGGCAGCCAGGGCAAGGTGCACCGAGTCACCGACTATGGCACGCATGGGCTGGTCGATCTCGAGCTCAATGACTCTACGCGGGTAAAGGCCATGGTGAGCCATCCCGATATGTTCAGGGCGGGCCAGGGCGTGACCCTGTCTCCCAGGGCCATCGCTGCCTATCGGGACGGCGTGGTGATCCACCGGGCCTGA
- a CDS encoding glycerophosphodiester phosphodiesterase has translation MTDPLYLTRDGHRTWLKWHRARRKASDPVFTGGRILEGMRLGASVEVDLVIHADRGYAVLHDLSVERETTGNGKVAELGAEALRSLYLRGNDGTPLSERVMLLEDLCALLAGGGLHPDALLQLDYKEDARVLDAAAVASFKDSVAPVARHMILSSGDAASVRLLTAGVEGLRIGYDPCHAGAFERLMETRDFAGFVRDAVAASPRAEMIYLAWPLVLEADRAGFDIVAAFHAEGRRIDAYTIQRADHESRPRVQRLLELRVDQITTDDPEGLAALMG, from the coding sequence ATGACCGATCCGCTCTACCTCACTCGCGATGGCCATCGCACCTGGCTGAAGTGGCATCGGGCGAGACGCAAGGCGAGCGACCCGGTGTTTACCGGGGGGCGCATCCTCGAGGGCATGCGGCTGGGCGCGAGCGTCGAGGTGGACCTGGTGATCCATGCCGACCGGGGCTATGCGGTGCTGCATGACCTGAGCGTCGAACGCGAAACGACCGGTAACGGCAAGGTTGCCGAACTCGGCGCGGAGGCCTTGCGTAGCTTGTACCTGCGGGGCAATGACGGGACGCCGCTGAGCGAGCGGGTGATGCTGCTGGAGGACCTGTGCGCGCTGCTGGCGGGGGGTGGGCTGCATCCCGACGCGCTGCTGCAGCTCGACTACAAGGAAGATGCCAGGGTGCTCGACGCGGCGGCGGTGGCCTCGTTCAAGGACAGCGTGGCGCCCGTGGCGCGGCACATGATCCTGTCATCGGGCGACGCTGCTTCGGTGCGGCTGCTGACGGCGGGCGTGGAAGGGCTGCGCATCGGCTATGACCCTTGCCATGCCGGTGCCTTCGAGCGACTGATGGAAACGCGGGATTTTGCCGGTTTCGTGCGCGATGCGGTGGCAGCATCGCCCAGGGCCGAGATGATTTACCTCGCCTGGCCGCTGGTGCTGGAGGCGGATCGGGCGGGTTTCGATATCGTCGCGGCCTTTCACGCCGAGGGGCGGCGGATCGATGCCTATACGATCCAGCGGGCGGATCACGAGAGCAGGCCAAGGGTGCAACGGCTGCTGGAGCTAAGGGTCGATCAGATTACGACGGATGATCCGGAGGGGTTGGCGGCGTTGATGGGGTGA
- a CDS encoding inositol monophosphatase family protein encodes MNYDAVLADMVTVAREAGSLTLDYFKRFRDIEIGIKGPADFVSDADKESELLIRKFLFERYPGWSFTGEEFDPVNTDSEHRWLVDPIDGTTNFINGMHYTISLALRRGNETVCGVLYNPPADEMFTAIAGQGAFLNGERLRVSEQADIGLFNIGTGLPTPGLQLYPGSYERLDAIRAPVGAVRIVGSAANSCAYVAMGRLTGYYEETGFVDTAAGILLVQEAGGVVTDWWGRGPEFYERTGALIVANKATHAFLIEKLKDVPRKDPK; translated from the coding sequence ATGAACTACGATGCCGTCCTCGCCGACATGGTCACCGTCGCGCGCGAAGCGGGCTCCCTGACGCTCGACTACTTCAAGCGCTTCCGCGACATCGAGATCGGCATCAAGGGTCCGGCCGATTTCGTTTCCGATGCGGACAAGGAGAGCGAACTGCTCATCCGCAAGTTCCTGTTCGAGCGCTATCCGGGCTGGAGCTTCACCGGCGAGGAATTCGACCCCGTCAACACCGACAGCGAGCATCGCTGGCTGGTCGACCCCATCGACGGCACCACCAACTTCATCAACGGCATGCACTATACCATCTCGCTGGCTTTGCGCCGTGGCAACGAGACGGTGTGCGGCGTGCTCTACAACCCTCCCGCCGACGAGATGTTCACCGCCATCGCGGGGCAGGGCGCCTTCCTGAACGGGGAAAGGCTGAGGGTCAGCGAGCAGGCCGATATTGGCCTGTTCAATATCGGCACTGGCCTGCCCACGCCGGGTCTGCAACTCTATCCCGGTTCCTACGAGCGTCTCGACGCGATCCGCGCCCCGGTTGGCGCTGTGCGCATCGTCGGCAGCGCCGCCAACAGCTGCGCCTATGTCGCCATGGGCCGGTTGACCGGCTATTACGAGGAAACTGGCTTTGTCGACACAGCGGCGGGCATCCTGCTCGTGCAGGAAGCCGGCGGCGTCGTCACCGATTGGTGGGGCAGGGGGCCGGAATTCTACGAGCGAACGGGAGCGCTTATTGTCGCGAACAAGGCCACGCATGCGTTTCTGATCGAGAAGCTCAAGGACGTGCCGCGAAAGGATCCGAAGTAG
- a CDS encoding Na/Pi cotransporter family protein has product MHSTIQLINLLGAGALLLWGLRMIKTGVMRAFGASLRLWIAKGTGNRFTAVLSGIMATLALQSSTATAVITASFASNGAINPRMAQAVMLGANVGTAIAAVVLSLDVHWFASAMILVGVTVFQLSKYSRGKGIGRAILGLGLMLLALQLVGGVTGPLRESEVMIAILSGLGDAPAFALILASVLALVASSSLAVVLFVALLASAGIVSPPLALTLVAGANLGGAIPPFLAVLHEGVEARRLTLANLVVRAIGAIVLTIFAVPAANLLLAVLPNSDSLTIAAHIGFSLVLLVLFLPILGPIGKLAALAVPKPATPERGTNYLDDSVLDTPTIALAAAQRETLRVSDIVLSMLRGSLEALRKPGPGTRSNVSMLDDDVDALHQAIKLYLTRLDQTELDADDARRSGEIMSFAINLEHIGDIVEGGLCDVAAKIAKRQLKFSADGLAEIVALYEKTITNMQLSQTVFMTGDPQLARQLVAAKVEVRQLEARSAKAHIQRVRERVPASVETSSLHLDILRDLKRITAHLASVAYPILETKGELDESRLRPNPVLEPKTASE; this is encoded by the coding sequence ATGCATTCCACAATTCAATTGATCAATCTTCTTGGTGCCGGAGCCCTGCTGCTCTGGGGCTTGCGGATGATCAAGACCGGCGTCATGCGGGCCTTCGGGGCATCGTTGCGGCTATGGATCGCCAAGGGCACCGGCAATCGCTTCACCGCGGTTCTGTCGGGCATCATGGCCACTCTGGCGCTGCAATCGAGTACGGCTACGGCGGTGATCACCGCCTCTTTCGCTAGCAACGGGGCCATCAACCCACGCATGGCGCAGGCGGTGATGCTCGGTGCCAATGTCGGCACGGCCATTGCCGCGGTGGTCCTGTCGCTCGACGTGCACTGGTTCGCCTCGGCCATGATCCTGGTCGGCGTGACCGTCTTCCAGCTCAGCAAGTATTCCCGCGGCAAGGGCATTGGCCGCGCCATCCTGGGCCTGGGCCTGATGCTGCTGGCGCTCCAGCTGGTGGGTGGCGTCACCGGTCCGCTCCGTGAGTCCGAGGTGATGATCGCCATCCTGAGTGGGCTCGGTGACGCGCCGGCCTTCGCGCTGATCCTTGCGTCCGTGCTGGCGCTGGTCGCTTCGTCTAGCCTTGCCGTCGTGCTCTTCGTGGCACTGCTGGCTTCGGCCGGCATCGTCTCGCCGCCGCTGGCCCTCACCCTCGTGGCCGGCGCCAATCTGGGCGGAGCCATTCCGCCGTTCCTGGCAGTGCTGCATGAAGGTGTGGAAGCGCGGCGTCTGACGCTCGCCAATCTGGTGGTGCGCGCCATTGGCGCGATCGTGCTGACCATCTTCGCCGTGCCCGCGGCCAATCTGTTGCTGGCGGTGCTGCCCAATTCCGATAGCCTCACCATCGCCGCCCATATCGGCTTCAGCCTGGTGCTGCTGGTGCTGTTCCTGCCGATCCTCGGGCCGATCGGCAAGCTGGCGGCCCTGGCCGTACCCAAGCCGGCGACGCCCGAGCGCGGCACTAACTATCTCGACGATAGTGTGCTCGATACGCCCACCATCGCGCTCGCCGCTGCCCAGCGCGAGACGCTGCGGGTCAGCGATATCGTCCTCAGCATGCTGCGCGGCAGCCTCGAAGCCCTGCGCAAGCCGGGCCCCGGCACCCGCAGCAACGTCTCGATGCTCGATGACGATGTCGACGCGCTGCACCAGGCTATCAAGCTCTACCTGACGCGCCTCGACCAGACCGAGCTCGACGCCGACGACGCCCGTCGCTCGGGCGAAATCATGAGCTTCGCCATCAATCTCGAACATATCGGGGATATCGTCGAAGGCGGCCTGTGCGATGTGGCTGCCAAGATCGCCAAGCGCCAGCTCAAATTTTCCGCCGATGGACTCGCCGAAATCGTCGCGCTCTACGAAAAGACCATCACCAATATGCAATTGAGCCAGACCGTGTTCATGACCGGTGATCCGCAACTGGCTCGCCAGCTGGTCGCAGCCAAGGTCGAGGTGCGCCAGCTCGAGGCCCGTTCGGCCAAGGCTCATATCCAGCGCGTGCGCGAGCGCGTGCCTGCCTCGGTCGAGACCAGTTCGCTGCATCTCGATATCCTGCGCGATCTCAAGCGCATCACCGCGCACCTGGCCTCGGTCGCCTATCCCATCCTCGAAACCAAGGGCGAGCTCGACGAGAGCCGCTTGCGTCCCAATCCCGTCCTCGAGCCCAAGACCGCCTCGGAATAG
- a CDS encoding HAD family hydrolase — MSPTVHQLTIGDFALARQLAPVIRFADNEPFLPSHVGISILDAPGRSPSSRLDIAFETGVAKVIEYAVWWDWDIQHLYELEHIWLKLDAADKLVAVEASSHGGKLAMTVAGSGLPLDGGRVTLVSTPGKHAFTASAEDQTANWRLTSVSCQELAGLDGVLINDRFRPALAEVTAEDHRAVKRYLQARAFLPSATFEQRFDLADSEMLSWDELAEWIPGRVKAVLAQVRYEQPLLKAVFLDSGDTLVNEATEKLDAEGYVTEARLIPGALEMVRMLASEGYRIVLVADGQVRSFDTVLGDHGITPHFHARVISETAGCEKPDRRMFDQAMAAAGLSADDAGLIVMVGNHLERDIGGANQLGIVSIWQNWSKKRSHIPENAQQVPDYTIRSPGELPQLLADIERQMARAKLNPAGA, encoded by the coding sequence ATGTCGCCAACAGTCCACCAACTCACCATTGGGGATTTTGCCCTGGCGCGGCAGCTGGCGCCGGTGATCCGGTTTGCCGACAATGAGCCTTTCCTGCCCAGCCATGTCGGGATCTCGATACTGGATGCGCCCGGCCGTTCGCCATCGAGTCGGCTCGACATCGCCTTCGAAACCGGCGTCGCCAAGGTCATCGAATATGCCGTCTGGTGGGACTGGGACATCCAGCACCTCTATGAACTGGAGCATATCTGGCTCAAGCTCGACGCCGCCGACAAGCTAGTTGCAGTGGAAGCCAGCTCGCATGGCGGCAAGCTTGCCATGACCGTTGCCGGCAGCGGCCTGCCCCTTGATGGTGGTCGCGTGACGCTGGTGTCGACGCCCGGCAAGCATGCCTTCACCGCATCGGCCGAAGATCAGACAGCGAACTGGCGGCTGACGAGCGTATCCTGCCAGGAACTGGCGGGACTGGACGGAGTGCTGATCAACGACAGGTTCCGCCCTGCCCTTGCCGAGGTGACGGCCGAGGATCATCGCGCCGTCAAGCGTTACCTGCAGGCGCGCGCTTTTCTGCCGAGCGCCACTTTCGAACAGCGTTTCGACCTGGCGGATTCCGAGATGCTGAGCTGGGATGAACTCGCCGAGTGGATACCCGGACGGGTCAAGGCGGTGCTGGCACAGGTGCGCTACGAGCAGCCACTGCTCAAGGCGGTGTTTCTCGACAGCGGGGACACCTTGGTCAACGAAGCCACCGAAAAGCTCGATGCGGAGGGCTATGTCACCGAAGCCAGGCTTATTCCCGGCGCACTCGAAATGGTGCGCATGCTGGCCAGCGAGGGTTACCGGATCGTGCTGGTGGCGGATGGCCAAGTGCGGAGTTTCGACACGGTGCTGGGCGACCACGGCATCACGCCGCATTTCCACGCGAGGGTGATTTCCGAGACCGCAGGCTGCGAGAAGCCGGACCGGAGGATGTTCGACCAGGCCATGGCCGCAGCCGGTCTGAGTGCCGATGACGCGGGATTGATCGTGATGGTTGGAAACCACCTCGAGCGGGACATCGGCGGCGCGAACCAGCTCGGCATTGTCAGCATATGGCAGAATTGGTCCAAGAAGCGCAGCCACATCCCAGAAAACGCGCAGCAGGTGCCCGACTATACCATCCGCTCGCCGGGCGAATTGCCCCAGTTGCTGGCCGACATCGAGCGACAGATGGCGCGGGCCAAGTTGAACCCGGCAGGGGCGTAG
- the dinB gene encoding DNA polymerase IV: MADATILHADLDAFYASVEQLLDPALRGRPIAVGGGVVLAASYEAKAFGVRGGMPGRKARELCPQLQFVGGHFKEYQRLGDAAIAILGDYTPLVERISIDEAFADVAGTAHLFGPPAAIAQAIRRRVREEVGLPISIGVARTKHLAKIGSQVAKPDGLVVIDPALETAFLQDLPVGLMWGVGPVTSAKLAEAGIRTIGQLADMPGQSLERLVGQAAGQKLAALAWNRDPRVIETHRRARSAGAQSALGRKPFEERVFGPTLRLLADRIGSRLRDKSLSGRTVTVRVRFADLRAVTRAVTLPVPVAATAILAEVAEDLTRSVRRDFPQERFISLLAISVSHLAVVDGMQLEFGLGLADEIRRPGTRRGAARWQADLAMDAVRGRFGWEAIGYGSVVLEAPRAVPNAFRELAEKEL; the protein is encoded by the coding sequence TTGGCCGACGCGACGATCCTCCATGCCGACCTGGACGCATTTTATGCGTCGGTAGAGCAGTTGCTCGATCCGGCGCTGCGCGGCCGGCCGATCGCGGTGGGCGGGGGCGTGGTACTGGCAGCCTCTTATGAAGCCAAGGCGTTTGGCGTGCGTGGGGGAATGCCGGGGCGGAAGGCGCGGGAGCTCTGCCCCCAGTTGCAGTTCGTGGGCGGCCATTTCAAGGAGTACCAGCGGCTGGGCGACGCCGCCATCGCCATCCTGGGCGACTACACCCCCCTGGTCGAGCGCATTTCCATTGACGAAGCCTTTGCCGATGTGGCCGGCACGGCGCATCTGTTCGGGCCGCCGGCGGCTATCGCGCAAGCTATTCGACGCCGGGTACGCGAGGAGGTCGGCTTGCCGATTTCGATCGGCGTGGCGCGAACCAAACACCTGGCCAAGATCGGCTCGCAGGTCGCCAAACCCGATGGGCTGGTGGTGATCGATCCGGCGCTGGAGACGGCTTTCCTGCAAGACTTGCCGGTCGGCCTGATGTGGGGCGTCGGGCCCGTGACCAGCGCCAAGCTGGCTGAGGCTGGCATTCGCACGATCGGGCAACTGGCGGATATGCCGGGCCAGTCGCTCGAGCGGCTGGTGGGCCAGGCTGCGGGGCAGAAGCTGGCGGCGCTGGCCTGGAACCGCGATCCGCGCGTCATCGAAACCCATCGTCGCGCCCGCTCGGCCGGGGCGCAATCCGCGCTTGGCCGCAAGCCATTCGAGGAGCGAGTGTTCGGACCGACGCTGCGGCTGCTGGCGGACCGTATCGGTTCGCGACTGCGCGATAAATCCCTGTCCGGCCGAACGGTAACCGTGCGGGTACGGTTTGCGGACCTTCGGGCCGTCACCCGGGCAGTGACCCTGCCCGTCCCAGTGGCGGCCACGGCGATACTCGCCGAAGTGGCCGAAGACCTGACGCGCAGCGTCAGGCGGGACTTTCCGCAGGAGCGGTTCATTTCACTGCTCGCCATCTCGGTGTCCCACCTGGCGGTGGTCGATGGCATGCAACTGGAGTTCGGCCTAGGGCTGGCCGACGAGATACGGCGGCCCGGTACCCGCCGGGGTGCGGCGCGGTGGCAGGCCGACCTGGCCATGGACGCGGTGCGCGGCCGGTTTGGTTGGGAGGCGATCGGTTACGGCTCGGTGGTGCTGGAAGCGCCCAGGGCCGTGCCGAACGCTTTCCGCGAACTGGCCGAAAAGGAATTGTGA
- a CDS encoding PilZ domain-containing protein, whose amino-acid sequence MTERRALPRQAVHLEATIVTGGGLTRFDGAVLNMSAMGARVDVPDDHELPESFYMLMPDHRLQPCRIVWREGMRVGLRFEV is encoded by the coding sequence ATGACTGAACGTAGGGCATTGCCGCGTCAGGCGGTCCACCTGGAAGCCACCATCGTAACGGGTGGGGGACTGACCCGCTTTGATGGGGCGGTTCTCAACATGAGCGCGATGGGCGCGCGCGTCGACGTCCCGGACGACCACGAACTGCCCGAGAGCTTCTACATGCTGATGCCCGATCATCGCCTTCAGCCCTGCCGCATCGTCTGGCGCGAGGGCATGCGTGTCGGCCTTCGCTTCGAGGTCTAG
- a CDS encoding carboxymuconolactone decarboxylase family protein, which produces MSKRINPYARMDLFQPLIDYSKTLPEVGLEHSLLHLVKIRASQINGCAVCLVMHTQEARQDGETEMRIYLLDGWREAPHFTPRERAALAWTEALTRLDHAGNDAAYELVAAEFNEAEQVALTLAIGNINLWNRINVGFQVAPPRSAAIKVAA; this is translated from the coding sequence ATGAGCAAGCGCATCAACCCCTATGCCCGCATGGACCTGTTCCAGCCGCTGATCGACTACAGCAAGACCCTACCCGAGGTGGGCCTGGAGCACAGCCTGCTGCACCTGGTCAAAATCCGGGCCAGCCAGATCAATGGTTGTGCCGTGTGCCTGGTGATGCACACCCAGGAAGCCCGCCAGGATGGCGAGACGGAAATGCGCATCTACCTACTCGACGGCTGGCGCGAGGCGCCCCATTTCACTCCTCGGGAGCGCGCCGCCCTGGCCTGGACCGAGGCACTGACCAGGCTCGACCATGCCGGCAACGATGCCGCCTACGAGCTGGTGGCGGCCGAATTCAACGAGGCCGAGCAGGTTGCGCTGACGCTGGCGATCGGCAACATCAACCTGTGGAACCGCATCAATGTGGGTTTCCAGGTGGCGCCGCCCCGCTCGGCCGCGATCAAGGTGGCTGCCTGA
- a CDS encoding sigma-70 family RNA polymerase sigma factor, with translation MRTGRADAAERFEPVRPRLARVAYRMLGSVADAEDVVQEAFLRWHATERDSIDNAEAFLVRVVTRLCLDVLKSARRKRETYVGPWLPEPMVAAEADLADDVTLPLLLALERLSPLERAAFLLHDVFGMDFDAVAAAIGRDQAAARQLASRARRHVHEDRPRFAVDENRGMELVEAFFAASQTGDMTALQSMLSADIIWTADGGGKRPAGPAPLVGVEAVMSLLRRLAPLHERAPSRLVRFAMINGLPGFVSLEADGHLQTTAFDVIDDKIARIYIMRNPDKLGHLSAEALH, from the coding sequence ATGCGAACCGGGCGGGCCGACGCGGCCGAACGATTTGAACCGGTCCGGCCGCGGCTCGCCCGGGTTGCCTATCGCATGCTCGGCTCAGTCGCCGATGCCGAGGATGTGGTGCAGGAGGCTTTCCTGCGCTGGCACGCAACGGAGCGCGACAGCATCGACAATGCCGAAGCGTTCCTGGTCCGAGTAGTCACGCGGCTTTGCCTGGATGTGCTGAAGTCGGCCCGCCGAAAAAGGGAAACCTATGTCGGCCCGTGGCTGCCCGAGCCGATGGTAGCGGCGGAAGCAGACCTAGCCGATGACGTCACCCTGCCGCTGCTGCTGGCGCTCGAGCGCCTGTCGCCACTCGAACGGGCCGCCTTTCTGCTGCATGATGTTTTCGGCATGGATTTCGACGCGGTGGCCGCAGCGATCGGTCGTGACCAGGCTGCGGCGCGACAGCTGGCCAGCCGAGCGCGCCGCCACGTGCATGAAGACCGGCCGCGCTTTGCCGTGGACGAGAACCGCGGCATGGAGCTGGTCGAGGCCTTCTTTGCCGCATCGCAAACCGGCGACATGACCGCGCTGCAATCGATGCTCAGCGCCGACATCATCTGGACCGCCGATGGCGGCGGCAAGCGGCCTGCCGGTCCGGCGCCGCTCGTCGGAGTTGAGGCTGTGATGTCGCTGCTGCGTCGGCTGGCGCCGCTCCATGAACGCGCACCATCGCGGCTCGTCCGCTTCGCCATGATCAACGGCCTGCCCGGCTTCGTCAGCCTGGAGGCCGATGGCCATCTGCAGACGACGGCATTCGACGTCATCGATGACAAGATCGCGCGCATCTACATCATGCGCAATCCGGACAAGCTCGGACACCTGAGTGCAGAGGCACTGCACTAG